The Magnolia sinica isolate HGM2019 chromosome 3, MsV1, whole genome shotgun sequence genome includes the window GGGGAGAAAGCGCACCAAAATGGTATGGAGAGCGGTAGAAGCGCATCGCAGCATTGTAATAATCGGCATAGATGATGGTAGCGTGTGGATGTTGTGCCCGCAATCGATCCAGCTCCTGAAGCAATAGGCGATTGTGATACTCGGCGAATTCGTTCAAGTACGTGAGACACCCGGTAAGAGGGTCATAGTCTTCCTTTCTTTTGCTCTCAGATACAGCTAGACATGCTGCCGAGCAGCCCATGGGTAAGTTACCAGGGACCACAAGCGTCCTAGCCCCGTACTTGATCAACGTCTGGAATGCAACACATCCATTGAAATAACATATCAACATTAAATAGATTTCAAATATTCAACATTGGTTGTTATGTCCGTGTGGGAGATCTGTGCCATACATCGTTTGGCCCTATCAATCATGTGTCATGGTCTAAAGATTGATTGAGATGGACTTGTCCTTAGGTGAGGCTAACATGTACACCAAATGTGGATCAGGCCTTATCTTTTCTTCACCGTTCAATTTCTTCATGCGTGTGTGACCAGGCATATATATGGCACGTGCATGGTTGGACTAACCAGATAAATGCTGGATATCTGCATGTACACAACGACTCAATTGCATGTGCCTCAACTCGGCCCATCATTATAGTTAGCCGTATCAAAATAAAAGCTTACCCAGAatagatgatccaaactgtcccgTTAGTGGTCAATTAATGCACAGTTAAAATGTAAAGCAGCCAATGTTCAATCAATGCCACGTGTAAACTGGTTACACACcggcatttaaaaataaaaaaaaaaaatttaacttacATCGACGGCTGATCCGATGGCATTGATGACCAGAGGTACGAAGGTCTGGACCTCTTCAAAGCTCCTTCGTTGTAAGAGAGGGTGATTGTAATCGTTACCTCCAATCTCTCCCACAAGAACCACCGACCTTTTTAAAATGTCTCCACAACCTTGCAAGAATAGAAAACAACAATCAATCTAAGACCAACTCAGAATGTAATGTGAcgcagggaggacgtgaggtcgagcaccgtcttcctcaagaggataactactccgaatctacggagcttctctggactcctcacagagacttctcgaatccacggggaAAGAAAgcagcaaaataaaaataaattttaataaattcaaaattgattaattgatccataaaaatgagttcacaaccctttaaataggggtaccaagcaatgagaaagaaatcagaatcaaactacaactacaactcctaaaatccgcgacttactataaatagtaaacttactatttatagacggtcgtgatgtctactagtgcgcaaggttttcggccaaaaatagtaagtgttctatttggcttcaccaaactgttctcctaattattctaagcacttttcacattgggcgcaactcctaaagcccgacggatgaagagttataaccaaactaaaacttactatttatagtaaaaacgaaattaaaacaggaaaacaaccgtcgatccaggggttttttgcaatttcgggctgcgtaacctggcgtagcggggttggttggctaaagtagctcgttttaccccaaaatcatatattttacgtcagataactcattccggattgtaagatacgcccgatctaaggtgtgacggtctggatcacttctatcgttgaCCGAGCCTTttatgatccatcttggccatgaaactgtccacgacccgctctacatcagtcccctccacttcaaaagaactcgtcctcgagttcttatcctacgctggttcatgatactcggtcaggtccgcgatgttgaaagtccgtgagatcgccatgtcatctggaagatcaacaacataagcgttatcattgatctttcggatgattggtaccggtccaatctttttagtCTTTAACTTGTTATACGTTCCGGTcagaaatcgttctttgcgcaaatggaccattacttggtcgcccacctcaaataccttttgtcgccgatgcttgtccgcttgctccctGTACTTttcattcgaggcatgtagcttggtttgtacctctgcatgaatgcccatgatcttgtcagccatatgctctgctacaatgctcatgcctaggagcttgggcagagggaccaagtctagtgtgtggcgaggtacttgtccgtaaataacctggaacggggatttccctgtcgagcggttcaccatgttgttgaaagcaaactccgcttgagacaaagccaattcccactgcttcgatttttctcctgaaatacatcgaatgaggtttcccaacgtgcgattcacaacctcagtttgaccatcAGTTTATgagtggtaggcgctgctgaactgaagtcgtgtattgaatcgagtccacaaagtccactAAAAGTGGCTTataaacttcgtgtcacggtcaaaAGTAATAGTTTTAGGAACCCCGTGTAGCTGCaaaatttctctgaagaatagattcgccacgtgtgttgcatcgagagtcttcttgcattgaataaagtgcgtcatcttagagaaacgatctactaccacgaacaccgaatccatgttgcgttgtgttcgtgagagaccaagcacgaagtttataaataaatcctcccaagggctgtcaggcacgggtaacgaggtgtagaggcccgtattatgagattgtcccttggaggtcTAACAAATATAACAACATtagactgcctttcccacatcacgtactaattgtggccagtaataccgttctttcacaagagctcacgtcttgtcttgcccaaggtgtccactgaagtcacctccatgtagctcttagattatctattcccttagcgaactgttcgggatgcacagtcgattccccttgaaaaggaacccgtcttgtatatgtaagtcgccggggtgaccttcttggcatctaacccatgcgtccttgaagtcgtcgtcatcgacatatatgtctttgaggcgctcgaacccgacaacctcattgctcatagtgactaacaaagttgcacgataACTCAATGCATCCGCTACTTTATTCTGTTGTCTTGActtgtgttttagtacgaacgtgaattcctgcaaaaatgagatctatctagcatgcacacgattaaTATTaacttgactattaatgaatttgagagtttgatggtccgtgtaaagtatgaattccctttgaatcaaataatgtcgtaagtgtcgcagtgcctggaccaccgcgtataactcgatctcatatgtagaccacttcttgcgtgtatcgctaagtttctcactgtagaaggctaccggcctaccttcttgagataaaactcccccaattccgacatatgaggcatcacattcaacTTTAAAGAGTTTGtcaaagttgggaagtacaagaaccggggtcgtggataatctgcgcttgatttcggcaaagctcttgtcggcctcgtcagtccactgaaactgccctttcttcatgcaatttgtgattggtgacacaatggtactgaaatttttcacgaaccgacgatagaatgtcgccagtccatgaaaacttcgcagttcgtgaatatttgtgggaaccaacCATTCTCTAATTGCCTTCACCtcttcctcatccacccgaatgcccgtagatgttacgacaaaacccaggaaTAATAAGCTATCTTCATTAAactgcactttttaaaattgagatacagtttatttttagtaagCATTTGAAGGAcattgaggtgttccatatgggtggtttcatcttgactgtatatcaaaatatcatcgaaataaaccacaacgaaccgcccaatgaaaggtttcaaaacctggttcatcaatctcataaatgtgttaGGCGCATTTGACCGAAGGGcataaccatccatttgtataatccttccttggtcttaaaggtcattttccactcatcacccggccgtattcgaatctgatggtagccgctccttaggtccaatgtAAAGAATATGTTTGCACCCTCTAgtatgtccagcatatcgtccaaccatagtataggaaacctgtattttatggtgattttgttgatggctcggctgtcaacAAACATGTGTCAACTCTTaactttctttggagttaatagagctggtacaacaTATGGAcccatgctttctcgaataagacccttactgatcaactcctctacttgtccctgcagaatctcgcactcatttggactcatttgataatgaggacgattaagtaaattggacccagggacaaagtcgatatgatgttggatatccctcatgggggggtaacccatcgggaaggtcatcgggccagatttctttgaattcatgtaggagaggccttagtctttcagggatgatgataggctcgagttcttccccttttataattaatgcataagtctgtcctgtttctttggattcttccacgaagtctcgTATGGTTaggagaaaacggccctccacgttagaagtttcaggtggtccctctagatccataggggccaatatggtcttccgaccatccttgacgaagatatatatgttatcttgccctttatgagtggcatcacggtcagattgtcagggccgactgagtagtatgtgacatgcttccatatcaaccacatcgcattctacttcatccttataatgttgtcaattgaaaaggatatggtgcaccgttcagttacctttgtttcgctaaccttcttgatccaactgattgtatatggagagggacgacgctccgttttcaattgtaattttttcatcatgaccttggagacaatgttctcgctgctcccattGTCAATGATCACGGCACAAacttttcgattcaccgtacacctagtgtggAAGATGTTATGtcactgtggatgcacttcttttcttgacgcatataatagtcgcctcacgacgagcgactcgccgtgatcttgctgaacccaacctgaattatCTACCtcatcctcggtggtatgcttctgttcttcaatatctggatcttcataagcattatcagcactaccatcattgatggcgaggtttgtcacttttcgctggggacaagtatttgataggtgacccGGTTAGCCACAACGATaacagttatcgggccttggctgagtataggggttcgggattctacttggaccagcagcaatcgatacgcccctttggggtctagcttgcccgcttccatGATCTCGGTTCTCAGACGTAGGatgttgagtgcgtgctcctacgggttCCTTCCCCTTGGGCTATGCAGTTCCCTGGGGCGGACCTGCCACaaggatccttgcagtaggataggtccgtgtgttaggacgttctaGTTGCGCTTCTGcctgagtagccaacttgatcgcatcattcatcatccagacggactgcatcttgacccgatcctggatagccatacataatctaccgttgaatcgggcgacttgttgTGATTCATTCTCAACCAAATCGTTACGCACCGCCAGGgggtaaaattcttctgcatattctctcaccgaccgactaatctgtcgataattttggtattgttgaaaTAATACCTGATCATAGTCGCTAGGGAGAAATCgagcacgtagtagctgcttcatcccctgccatgtgcggattggtgcttttgtctgcctggttcgcacaagttgtaattgttcccaccaagctgaagctcctccttttaaCTTGCAGgtcacaagcttgaccttctttgttTCAGGGATGTTCATATAGTCAAAAAattgctcaacttcagaaagccaatcgaggaaattttcaatatgtagttggccattgaagctaggaatatcaacccgcatcttgaattctcgatctattcgatctactcgatcgccgccatgtctgggatgttggaagattatgtcatcgATTTTTTCCTCACTGGAGctcccttcctcaggaatgacccttggatgcactgccggtactatcctaCGATCAGGAcgattacgagtttcagcaattggcggtggaggattaccaccaggaacacggagttgccttaggttttccatcaagagatccgctatgcggtcgatggaagcctgtagcccttgtatggcttgctgattctctcgttgcgctacttcctACCGCCGTTAAAAGTAGATtacctggagcaccgcccatgggattgttgcccgacccatcgttagaagccatcgatccgaggagaaatctcgctttgataccaaactgatgcatgagaggacgtgaggtcgagcaccgtcttcctcaagaggataattactctgaatccacggagcttctctggactcctcacagagacttctcgaatccacgaggaaagaaagcagcaaaatagaaataaattctaataaattcaaaattgattaattgatccataaaaacgagttcacaaccctttaaataggggtaccaagcaatgggaaagaaatcagaatcaaactacaactacaactcctagaatccacgacttactataaatagtaaacttactatttataaacggtcgtgatgtttactagtgGGCAAGGTTTTcagtcaaaaatagtaagtgtcctatttggcttcaccaaaccgttcgcTTAATTATTCTaggctcttttcacgttgggcgcaactcctaaagctcgacgaatgaagagttatattcaaactaaaacttattatttatagtaaaaacgaaattaaaacagggaaactaCAATCAATTCAGGGGTTTTttacaattccgggctgcgcaacccgacgtaatggggttggttggctaaagtagctcgttttaccccaaaattatatattttacgtcagataactcattccgaattgtgagatacgcccgatctaatgtccgacggtccggatcacttctgtcattaaccgggccttttctgatccatcttggccatgaaactgtccgcgacccgctctacatcataatgGAACCCCAATTTCCTGGGACCcacaatgatccaaaactctaatggGCCAACGGAATAATGGAGATGGAAACGCCCAACATTTAAACCTTTTGAGGCCGAACCTATATGTTAATATGCGATCCAACCATGGACTGATGCCTGCTATCCAACCAATCTTAACTTTCTCAACGTTTAAACATGTTTAAATGTAATCTAGTAACATttcattatttaaaattttcataaattcATTTGGAAATGTGTCTTTAGGTTCTGGCCCACCATCCCAATAGTTTGAGATGTCTTCACCAACTCTCGCTGACATGTGGCAACCACAACTTTTATCTCTTCTTAGAGAACATTTTCCATGGAGAAATTCTCCCATGCGCCAAAGATCAAAAACTCGGGTGTCCCACATAACAGGAAACAATGGTCTTAAAACATTCACCCTAAAAGCTATTTCCTTCCTAAGGCTTCCAAtgagtttatttgtcatcaaaccaagttcataaggccacatagacataaataaaggaaaaaatagatatcatcttgattcaaattTTTTGgagccctaagaagcttttaatagaAGGTGCTCGATTCTAACTTGTTTcccatggcatggtccacttaatatttggatctacctcattctttgcctcatacccaaaaatcagctgatatgatggatggaccacatggatatccaacattaatcacagtggatcccaaaATTTTTTTGCATCTTTTCTCGATTTTAGCATACTGGTCAACTACAACATTGAGTATGGTGCtcaattccaactgtttccttgtggtgtggtcgctTAATATTtgaatttacttcaattttgagctcataacCTAAATTCAGCTGACATAATCGGATGGATGGGGgtggatatacatcacagtgCGCCCACAGTTTTTCACATTTTCCCTCAATTTTAGCACACTGCAGGCTGTCAACTACAGCGTTGAGATGGTGCTCCATTGTGCTCCATTCTAACTGTTTCTACcgggtggtccacttaatatttgaatctattttatttttgggctcatgtcctaaaatcagCTAACATAACAGATGACGGGGTGAATATgccacatgcatcaatgtgggcaccacatttttttatatttttcttaggttttagGTACTACAACATTGAGAATGGTGTtcaattccaactgtttccttgtgatgaggtccacttaatatttgtatctactttatttttcggctcatgccctaaaacgagctgacATAATAGATAGGCAGTGTGGATATGCCATATACATTCCAGTGGGCCTCACGATTTTTCGCAATTTTCCCTGGCCTTAGCGTACTTGAGGCAGTCAACTAAGGATGGTGCTCAATTCCAACCATTTTCTTAGATGTGGTCAACTTAatatttatatctacctcaattttggactaATGCTCTAAATCCTGAcataatagatgaacggcatggatatgacacatacatcatggtgccctaCATTTTTTTTTACATCTATCCTCGGTTTTAGCGTACCGCATGCTATCAAATGGTGCTCAATTTCAGCGGGTTTCCCGTGATGTTGCCTACTAAATATTTGGATCTGGGCTCATGCCGTAATATCAGCTCACacaacggatgaacggcatggatacgcCATATACATCCCGGTGGGCTTCACAATTTTTCGCATCTTTCCTCGTTTTTAGGGTGTCGCTACTGCAAGCTGTCAACTACAGCACTGGGAATAGAGTCGAATAGAGTCGGATGCCTAAAGAATTTTCGCGCATGGGGAAAcgtgaaatagaaaaaaaattgagTTAACACGTGCGAATCACGAGGCTGAGTATTaaattttcgaaaaataaaaaacagagagaaagagagagagagatacctgatggATTGGGGCAGAGAGAAGGCAACAGATCTTTGAACCATCCCAGCTGAATTCCCAAAGAGTTGTTTGTCAACTCGTTAGATATCCCTCTCTCCCGGAAGAAGGCAGCATCGAGTGCCGTAGCTCCTCCAACCGCAAAATTCACTCCTTGTCTGAAATTACTGTCGCTAGAAGACCCAAGATATGGAGGCAGATATGGAAGTCCGAGCTCTTCGGCTGTTGTACAATGTAACGAAGAACCAGACCTAATGAAAGAGATACACATCCATACATATATAATACAATTTTTTATCACAAATATTGAGGACCCATCATTCCTCACCATTAGATTTAAGAGACTTAAACCTGAAATTGTTAGAATCTCTTATATCAAAAGGTGTTGGAATCACAAATATGTTAAGATCTCTTAGATCATACCAATGAAGTCGACGATCAGCCGTCCATCTGAGTACCGACCAGTGGGACGATGGAAGTACGTCTCTACATAGGGGAAATTGCCCACGTAGCTGGTGTAAATCGATTCGCGGACTGAGTTGCCAGTGTCGGCAAGTGAATCGCCGAAGCTGAAGATGGACGTG containing:
- the LOC131241061 gene encoding GDSL esterase/lipase At1g31550-like — its product is MASFSSRTMFSLIHRITVFLTFSTTHSVLDCYTSIFSFGDSLADTGNSVRESIYTSYVGNFPYVETYFHRPTGRYSDGRLIVDFIAEELGLPYLPPYLGSSSDSNFRQGVNFAVGGATALDAAFFRERGISNELTNNSLGIQLGWFKDLLPSLCPNPSGCGDILKRSVVLVGEIGGNDYNHPLLQRRSFEEVQTFVPLVINAIGSAVDTLIKYGARTLVVPGNLPMGCSAACLAVSESKRKEDYDPLTGCLTYLNEFAEYHNRLLLQELDRLRAQHPHATIIYADYYNAAMRFYRSPYHFGFYDGALTACCGGGGPYNFNMTAMCGFHGATVCDNPSSHVAWDGIHLTEAAHRLIADGLIRGPFFSPSITTPCLSSGGRDHPYYG